GCCTGCAGGTTTTCATCCGTAAACGAGTATGCTCTCGATGAGGTCGAGTTGCCATTTCCTTTAACGAATCCGACAGTCGTGAAATTACCCGAAGCATTTCTTCTTTCAACATTAAAGCCGTAATTGTTTGTTTCGGTAGCTGTCGTCCATTCAAGCTTAACCGCATCATTTAAAGGTGTGGCTGAGAATGAGACAAGCTCAACAGGGACAACCGAGTATTTGAATATCTTTATGTCATCTACATAAAAACCATCTGCGTTTAAAGATCCGTCTGATCTGAAAAGGAACCTGATCATCACATTTTGACCGACATACGATGACAAATCAATCGACTCATTCAACCAGGAACCACGGGTTCCGTTGTAGAGGGGCTGTCCGGCGGGTTGGAAGCTTCCGGCACCGGTTATCATTCCTGAAGCTCTGAGCGGTGTCCAGACACCACCATTGTTGGTTGAGATGAGAACCTGAACATAGTCATATCCCGATTCCAAATCCCACTGGGCTGAATAGCTCAATCCGGCTCCGAGTATGCCGTTCAAATTAATGCTTGCGGTTTGTGTCATGGTTGCAGTTATATTTGAGCCGTAGTTTCCTGTCGGTGATTCAGAAAAAGATGTTGGGGGAGAAACCGATTTTACAGTCGACAATCCCCAGTTGTTTGAGATTACCCAACCGCTTGTTGTGTTCGCGCTGTCGTTCATCACCACATCAGATTGAGCAACATAGAATCTGTAGAAGGATGACGGTGGGGTGGTTCCCGGTGGATTTACACCCGAACCGCCTGCCGGAGCAGTAACAATAACATTACCCGGTGCATCCTGTGCTGCAATGTAATATTCCACAATCGTACCCATCTGTTGAGCAGGGATATTAAATGTGTAGTCACCACCCGCTCTGCTGGATGCTGATCCCGTTACGAATGAAAATTGTGAAAAGCCGCCACTTCCTGTTGCTGTTCTGTAGTACAGCCGGGGCGCAGCAGTTCCCGTGCCCACATCCAGACCAGTCTGAAGTGAAGCTACAGCAGGAATTGCCTGACTGTAAGCAGCAGAGGCTACCGGTGTATGTGCAATCTTCAAATTCAGATTTAATGCAAAACTTGAAAATGTTGCAATGGCAAGTTTCGCCATCTTGTGAAAGTATGGCTGGTTGAAGTACGCTACTTTATCGTTCGTAGTGTGATAGTAGGCGTTAAAATCGTTGTCATCATCCTCTATCAAAAGCATTGCACTGTAACCTTTGCTCCAGAATGATGCATGATCGCTTGCTGTCGTACCAGGAGTTTTTTGAACGGGTACAATACCTAAATTAAGGCTGGAATTCAATGCGACCATTTTGTTAAAAAGATCCATCGATTGGGCGGTTGCCCTGACATGAAGATTTGCCTTTCCGTCATTATTTGCATCATAGGCTATCA
This Bacteroidota bacterium DNA region includes the following protein-coding sequences:
- a CDS encoding M28 family peptidase, which translates into the protein MRKIYSISVLAVFFLSTAIFPQTSVQTIVNQVSLDTLMKFVNELSGNVPVTIGGQPYTIVSRHKNNASNDKATQYIQEKLQGYGITATQQSFSTTGKNVIGVKTGTQFPNQKYIICAHFDDMPSGTTAPGSDDNGSGTAGVMEAARILSQYQFPFTLVFALWDEEEQGLVGSAYYANQAATAGDSILGVINMDMIAYDANNDGKANLHVRATAQSMDLFNKMVALNSSLNLGIVPVQKTPGTTASDHASFWSKGYSAMLLIEDDDNDFNAYYHTTNDKVAYFNQPYFHKMAKLAIATFSSFALNLNLKIAHTPVASAAYSQAIPAVASLQTGLDVGTGTAAPRLYYRTATGSGGFSQFSFVTGSASSRAGGDYTFNIPAQQMGTIVEYYIAAQDAPGNVIVTAPAGGSGVNPPGTTPPSSFYRFYVAQSDVVMNDSANTTSGWVISNNWGLSTVKSVSPPTSFSESPTGNYGSNITATMTQTASINLNGILGAGLSYSAQWDLESGYDYVQVLISTNNGGVWTPLRASGMITGAGSFQPAGQPLYNGTRGSWLNESIDLSSYVGQNVMIRFLFRSDGSLNADGFYVDDIKIFKYSVVPVELVSFSATPLNDAVKLEWTTATETNNYGFNVERRNASGNFTTVGFVKGNGNSTSSRAYSFTDENLQAGTYAYRLKQVDLDGTATYFNAIEVEVSPVFDYGLEQNYPNPFNPVSKMQFSLAEAGSVVIDLFDIQGNKVRNLVNETLPAGKHFCSISGENLSSGTYMVRMTSGRFSAVRKIILLK